The genomic window GCCATGATTGATATTATAACCTCAAGAATAAACGCTCGTTCATTAAGCGCCGTTTTTATTCCAGACATTGAATAGCCAAAGGCTTTACATAGTCTTTTTATCTCATTTCCGTTATTATTCTTGTTATGTTTTTTATCTGTCATTAATTTATCAATCTAATATGAACTATTCTCTTCCTCATCTTCATCATAACTACTTTCCAGATCAATTCCTATTTTCATATATTCCTCGTCAACATAATCATCCACATCATTCTCATTAACAATATCTTCTTTATTATTATTCGGTAGCTCAAATATTTCAGTTATAGGTGTAATACCCTCAAATCCCTGTACGTAAAGTTGTTTGCTAACTGAATCAGCTATTACACATAATCTGGTAAGCGGATTTAGTATTGGCGGGGTAAGCCATGAGAAGTCGGGTTTTATTATTTCATACCCTTGTAGTGAACAGCCATGTTGCCAGCGACCATTACTGTCAAAGAATGGACGAGCTTTAGTGCCAGTGGCTAGGTCAGTCTGAAATTGATTGCTAGCGACCACCTGTTGATCCGCGCCAATCTCTCTTATACGGTAATCATTTTCAAGGCGTTCAATAATACAACCATCAGAAAATTCAGTTCCGGTCAAGATGAATATGGCAGGAACAGCAACTGGAGTTTCGGCGAGAATTTTTTTCGCTTCCTCGTAATTTTCCGCGTTCTCAAAGACCTGTCTTAATAAATGCGCTGGCGGCAAGCCACTATTACCATAAGCGATACGTCTGTTTTTAATCCAATCGGCGACTATATTTATCCCGTAACGACGCATCGGCGCTAGATTAAGAGCGGCACTAAAGCGATTATGCGCGGTCGCGTTAAATACGCCAGATATTCCGGGCCAAGTTATATTATAGAACTCTCCAGCCTTGCCATCTTGAAGGGTTATTACCACATATTTTCCAAGATCCGGAAATGGCCAGTCAAGAATTCTTACCATAGCGACACTTTCGCCATTACGATAAGCACCGCTAGTACATCCCCATTCATAGGCAAGGTTGAGTGAGAAAACACCACGCTTACCTATAATGCTATCAAATGTTTCTATTTCATGTAGAAATGGATTATTAGACTTCACAAGCCAATTATGAGATCTTTTATCTACAAATGGCAGAACTATACTACTTGCCATGTTAGATAGAACACCGTAACTTTTTCTTGCCGACTCCACTAAGGTTTTCGCGCTGTCAGGGTAGGCTCGCAACAAATCAATCGGTGTTTTTCCACGTAGGTCAATAAGTGGTATAGAATTTTTTATCATGACAACTATCCGGAAAGTAGATTATTTAATCAATATTTTAATTCAATATTTTAATATAGATAAAGTTATACATTACATGCTAGGTTTATTACAAATCTAGTTTCTAATTTTACATCACAGGTTAAAGTATAAGTTTGATTTTTCAAAGGATATTTATATGCGGGATGACAAAAAAGTAAAACCATCAAGGCAGGAAGCGGAAGAGGCGGTTAAACTGCTGATTCGTTGGGCTGGGGATGATCCTGAAAGAGAGGGGCTTCTAGACACTCCGTCAAGAGTGGTAAGGTCGTATGAGGAATTTTTTAATGGTTATGATATAAATCCAAATGATATATTAAGTCGTACCTTTGAGGATGTTGAGGGCTATGACGAAATGGTAGTGCTTCGTGATATAAATTTTGACTCGTATTGTGAGCATCACATGGTCCCATTCACCGGTAGGGCGCATGTGGCATATATACCAAAGGAAAAGGTGGTTGGTATAAGTAAACTAGCTCGTCTTGTTGATGTTTACGCGAAACGTCTTCAGATTCAGGAAAAACTTACAGCGCAGATAGCGGCGAGCATAGATGATATTCTTAAGCCTAAAGGTGTCGCGGTAGTAGTTGAGGCGACTCATATGTGTATGACCACAAGAGGGGCTCGTAAACATGGAACAGTTATGCAAACCAGTAAATTACTTGGTTTATTCCGCAGTGATCACAGAACACGTCAGGAATTTTTTAGTCTTCTTAAATTTCCAGATTTGAAATAAAATTTGAGGTAAAAGGGGAGTAAAGTTCTATGTATAGCAAAATCACTAATGATATTAAAGTTACAGTTGAGCCTTTTTATCTTGAGGAACAATCATCCCCAACAGATCAGCGTTATGTCTGGGCGTATACCATAGCTATAGAAAATACTGGAAATGAAAAAGTTCGTTTGCTTAATCGTTATTGGCACATAACTGACGCTATAGGTATGACACAAGAAGTAAGAGGGGCAGGTGTGGTAGGAGAAAAGCCCTTACTTAGTCCATATGATGTTTTTCAGTATACTAGTGGGGCTTCACTACGCACACCATCTGGTATCATGAAAGGTGAATATGAGTTTGAAAATGAAAGAAAAGAACGTTTTAATGTTGTTATTCCAGTTTTTTCGTTAGATAGTCCAGATCAAATGAGAAGACCAAATTAATCTCCAAAAATGTTTTTCAAGAAAATATTGTAGTGTTTATTTATGGTATCTGTAATTAGCGATAACTTAGTTGGTAACTTTATCTGTACTACTGATAAGTGTGAGGATACTTGCTGTAAGCACTGGTCTATGCAGATGAACACACAAATGTTCGCTAAGTATAAAGAGGAAGCTCCAGAATTGGTGGATTGTGTTGAAAGTGATAATGATAACTCATTTATTATGCGTAAAGATAAAGCTACCAGCTATTGTGTAAAATTTGATAATGGTAAGTGTTCCATACACTCAGAATATGGTGAGAAATTTCTTGGTGATGCTTGTTATTTTTATCCGCGTATCACTAGAAAAGCCGGTGACAATGTTATTATGACCGCAACTATGTCTTGTCCGGAGATCGCTAGGATAGCGTTGTTTTCTGATAAGCCATTTTCTAAAAATGAAAGTAGCGCTTCAAGGTTGCCGCAAGAAATTAGGAATATATTGCCAGACGAAACATCATTTTCTGACTTTATATCGGTTCATAATATATTTTTAGAGGTGATGGAGGAAGCTGCATCAAAAAGCGACAAGATATTCGCTCGTATTAATAGTGTTTGCAGGTCACTTGAAAAGATTGATCGTAAAGATTGGGCAGGAGCGGCTTCTTTATATTTTCGCCTCGCTGATTCTTCTATTCCCAAGTCAGAAGAAAATATAAATGATCCTTTTAATTTGCTGCACGCTTTGTGTGGATTAGTGGTCGCTTCTAAAAAATCGCTGCCTCCACGTCTTAAACAAACCATATATGAAATGGAAAAGGCGCTTTCAGTTAAGCTTGATTGGGAAAATATTTTAATAAACGCTGATGAATCTAGTCTTGCGGCTTATAATAAGCTTAGAGATTTATGGAACTCAGGTGTAGGTGATTTTTATGAGCCTATACTTAAGAGATGGCTTGCCGCTCAAATTTCAGCGGCTTCTTTTCCATTTGCTGGGCTTGGTGATAAACTTTCTGATAAAGTTACTATAATAGGTTTCCGTTTGGCTATGTTAAAGTTGGCACTTATTTCTGCTCATCACATCAATATTGGTGATAAAAATAACAAATTGTCAGAAGGTGATATTATCAGGATAGTACAAAGCCTGTCACGTTTTCTTGATCATCTGGCAGGTCCGGAATTCTTACTAAAAATATGTTCTGAGACAGGATGGGGCAGGGAAAGTAGAATGCTTGGTCTGTTAAGTTGGCAGTAGAAAGCCTTGTCGGGTAATATATAGTAATTTCAATAAATTACCTCATGTAAATAACTATAATCCATTTGCTCTATAAAAAATATTAGCGATTTTTTGTAAAATTAATTTGTTGTTAACTATTTTTGGCTAATAATTACATTATGTGTGGCAAAGTTTTGGCTGCATAATTTTAGTGAGCATTTAGCTCTTTATAATTTTAACGTCCATGTAGGAGAATTGTTATGGCTAATTCAATTAATACTAATATAGCTGCGTTTTTCGCTCAAGCGAATATATCGACAGCAGCCAACGCTTCCTCATCTTCTGTAGCACGTCTTTCAAGCGGTAATCGTATCGTGAAAGCGTCTGATGATGTGGCAGCTCTATCAACAGGTACTTCGCTTAGAACGCAGGTTCTTGCTCTTAAAACCGCGCTTACCAACGCCTCTCAGGGTACGTCCTTGCTTCAGGTGGCTGACGGTGCGCTTTCTCAGGTTACTGAAATTTTACAACGTCAGAAAGCTATTTCTCTACAAGCTGGTTCAGGTTCTCTTACCGACGCTGATAGAGGCTTCCTAGACCAAGAATTCCAAGCTCTTACAAAAGAGATTGATCGTCTTACCGGCTCTACTAACTTTAACGGTGTGCAACTTCTAAACGGTTCTCTTTCTACTTCCGCCGCTCTAGCTAATACTTCAACGGGTGCTACCGCTGGTACTGCTAATATATCTTTTAGTGATAACATCACTATCGGTGAGAGTATCATAGTAAACGGTGTTGAGCTTACCGCTGCTGCTACCTCTACCGGTACCGCTACTCCAGCTTCTACAGCCCCAATTACTTTTGCTGTCGGTAATACTCTTGCTGAAACACTTGATAATTTAGCTACTCAGCTTAATGATTCGGCTACCAATGCTAGCTATAGCGCTGCTCTTGGAGAAGCTGTTTATTCAGCTAACTCTACAACTCTTACCGCTACAGCTCGCGCTGGTGGTTCTTTAAGTAACGCGTTTTCATTTGGTAACGCCGCTCCTGCCGTAACTGTTGGTGCTAATACTGTTTCAACAACAAACGGTAGTGCTTCTGTTACTGTAGCGATAACTAACACTTATAAAGTTGGTCAAAGTGTTATACTTAACTTGCCTACAAGTGCCGGTATCGGTGGTATTGAAGGAAAAGAACTTCGTGGGGTTATTACCTCAGCTTCAGGTTCTACCTTTACCTTTACCGCACAGACTGCCGCTACCTCTACCGTTGCTACAACCAACGGTGCTGGTACAGTGACTCTTGATACTGTAAACGGTGTTGGCGAAGCTGCTATCGATGGTGGTTCTGTCGGTAGTTCGTTTAATCTGTTCACTGGTGCTACTACCTTTACATCAGCTACCCAGATCATATCTGCCGCTACTTCTACTGCCGCTATACCTTTCCAAGATGGTAATAGTATCACAGCTACAGTAAATGGTACTGCGAAAACGCTTTATACTCTTGCAGCTTCAGCTACTATTACTGACTTGGTGAATGGTATAAACGCTAATACTGGATCTACTGGATTTAGTGCTACACTGACTTATGATCAAACAAATAATTATAACGTTCGTATTGATTATGCTGGTGCCGCTGGTAACATATTGCTTAATGTTGGAGCTAACTTCCATACCGCGCCAACCGCTGTTACTCTAACCGGTGACAGATTTGGTACTACAGCTAATAACATTACCGAGGCTGCAGGTGGTACGAGCACCATCATATCTTCTGGTTATATTGATCTTACTGGTGCTGCTGGTAGTACTGGTATTACTGTAGCTGATCAAACAACAGACGTTACCGCTGCTGCCCCAGCGAGTGCTGCCGCTCCTTTTAGAAGGGGTGATCAGATTACGGCTACAGTCAATGGTCAGACAATAGTTCTTCATACTTTTGTTGCTGGTGATAGCCTGAATGCTATAGTAAATGATATTAATGCCCATAGCTCTAGCACCGGATTTTATGCTGGTATAACTGGAACTGGTGGTGGTTATAACATTCGCTTGTTTACTACTACTCCAACCCCAGCTAGTGATCAGGTATATGTGAGTGCGGGTGCTGGTATTAGTACTATCGCAAGCAGTACTCTTACAACTCTTACTACTACCAATGGTGGTCTTACTCAAGTTAGTACCGGTTCTCTTGCTGGTGGTCTTGATGATGGTCTATCTCAAGGTAGCGTATCTGTAAGTGGTACGGTTGGTGATTCCATCATAACTGATTTGTCGCAAACCAAAGCTAACGTTCAACTGATTCTTACAGCTAACGCGGTAGCTGGAACAAGCACTCTTACAGTTGGTGGGCATACTTTCGCTTTCACAAGCAATACCACAAATGCTTCTCCTGATGAGATACTAGTTGGTGCTACTATTGAGGATACTCTTAACAACGCTATTACAACCATAACCAACTATCTTAAAAATGGTTATGCTCTTGGTACCACAGCTTATGAGTTGAATCAGATTGATATAAGCGTCACTAACGGTAATACGCTGAACTTTACCGGTAAAGGTCTTAGCAATGTTGAGACTCTTGCCAGCACTTCGGCTGTTCCTGCTTACTCTACCATTTCTCAGAGTATAACAGGTTCATCAATTACTAACTCTGGTGCGCTTAACAATGCTGCTAGTACTTATGGTGTTGATACAACAGGTATTACCAATCCTGATTTCAATGGTACCTTACAAGGATTTACCGCTAATTATAAAAATACTGCCAGCACAGTTGATTTATCAATCAAAGTTGGTGATTTTACTTATACAGCGGTGGATGCTAATGTAAGTGTTTCTTCCAATACACGTATCCGTCTATATTCTGATACAGTTGGTGGAGAAAATGGGGGCTACATTGACATTCAGCTTAAAGCTGGTCAGGTAAATGCCTTCAGTGATCAAGCTGGTGCTGACGCTGTCGCTCAACGTCTTAACTCTGCTTTCAGTAGTTTAAGCTTTGCGCAAAGCCGTAACTTATCAAGCTATACTGGTTCTGCCAGCATAACCTCTAACAACGTTGTTATTGGTTCATTGTTTGGTAGTAAAGTTACTGCTCAGCTAGCTAATTTTGATGGTGCTAAACTATCAGATATTAGTGTTGACGCTCCTTCAGGAAGTAATACTGATACTAAAATCAGTCTTACCATTGATGGTGTTGTGTTCTCAACAGAAGCTGGTATAGGAAGTACTCTTGCCGCTAATCAGACCTACAGGCTGACCAGCGCGGAGGATCCTAAACAGTTTGTTGAATTCACCACCGGTAACTCAACAATAGTGATTGATAGTAACGATAAGGCTATAGCTGTAGAAAACGCTCTTAAAAACGCGTTTGGTGCTACAGAAGGCTCTGCTGCTCTTTCTTTCCAAGTTGGTTCTTCTTCAACTGACACTTTGGAAGTAAGTATCGGTAGTGCGCAAACCTCAACATTATTTGGTGGTTTGACCCTGAACGTTCTATCTCAAGCTAATGCCGTGATAGCTGGTGATCAGCTTGATAAAGCTCTAGCGACCGTTACATCGCTTCGTGCAGCGGTTGGTGCGCTTCAGTCACGGTTTAACTTCGCTTCGGCTAACATCCAGATCGCTGTACAGAATCAGGATGCCGCTCGTGGTGAGTTACTTGATACTGATGTGGCTACTGAGTCAACAGCGTTCGCTACTTCGCAGGTTAAACTGCAAGCTGGTATTTCGGTACTAGCTCAGGCTAACCAGCAGTTGCAGAACTTACTGAAATTGATTCAGTAATAAGGTAAATAAAGAAAAGTCTGGGGCGGCAGCCCCGCCCCAGATGATTCTTTAGGAGGTTAAAATGGATAGTTTAGGAAATATACCACCAGTTGTTATAAAGCCTGCTGTTCCCGCATCAGTACCGTCTCCTGTGCCACAAAAAAAGCCAGTACCAACAGTACCAGTGGGTGGAGGTAGTGGCTTTGACCCGATAGCCGCTGAACAAGAACGCTTTCAAGCGGTAAGAAGGGTAGCGCAAAAACTTGCGGATAACTTCGTTGTAAGTGACAGAACATTCACTATCTTCAAGGATATATCTGGACAATATATAACTAGGTTTACCAGCTTACGTGATGGTAAGGTTACTTATATACCAGAGCCTAACTTGTTTAGGTTAGGTGGAGAGAGTGACAGAGTATCCGTTAAGGTAGAGGCTTAACAGATTGGTTTGAAGTTAAATTGATTATTGGATAATTTTTTGTCTGCTGTTTTAGCGGGCAGGGCATGGTTTTTGCTAATATTCTTGCTAAAAGTTTTTATAGTTTATAACGCCTGTTTAAGTCATTGTTAATAAGAGTTTTAAGTATAATTTTGTATTTTATTTTTAGTATTTGACGGGTTTTATTTTAATTTTTTTGGTTATTCTGTTATTATATATTAATATTTTTATTAGCAATTAACAGGCATAACCTAGTGAGGGAATGATGGTTAGTCAGGTGCAATTAGGAAGTTTCTTCAGTTTCGGCGGTAAAACCGTTTCTGGTAGTTCCGGTGGCTCTGGTATTGATACAGAATCTCTGGTTACTGCCTTAGTTGACGCAAAACTTATTCCCGTTACTAGGTTAGAAGATCAAATAGAAATAAATAATAATAAAGTATCGGCTCTTGGAGAGTTTGATACATTACTTAGCGCCTTTAAGGAGGCCGCTTCAATTTTGCGTAATCCACCGGGGGTAGCCAACGATGCGGATAACGGGTTTAGATACAGAACAACAAATGTTATCAGTAATACAGCGGTTGATGGAACGGATTATGTTTCTGTTACCGCGTCGCCAGGGGCTGTTTTACAGTCATATACTATAACAGAAATTACAAGTATAGCGGCCGCTAAAAGACAATCTACCGGTGATATTAATATAGCGGATGCGGATACCGC from Rickettsiales bacterium includes these protein-coding regions:
- the fliB gene encoding flagellin lysine-N-methylase, coding for MVSVISDNLVGNFICTTDKCEDTCCKHWSMQMNTQMFAKYKEEAPELVDCVESDNDNSFIMRKDKATSYCVKFDNGKCSIHSEYGEKFLGDACYFYPRITRKAGDNVIMTATMSCPEIARIALFSDKPFSKNESSASRLPQEIRNILPDETSFSDFISVHNIFLEVMEEAASKSDKIFARINSVCRSLEKIDRKDWAGAASLYFRLADSSIPKSEENINDPFNLLHALCGLVVASKKSLPPRLKQTIYEMEKALSVKLDWENILINADESSLAAYNKLRDLWNSGVGDFYEPILKRWLAAQISAASFPFAGLGDKLSDKVTIIGFRLAMLKLALISAHHINIGDKNNKLSEGDIIRIVQSLSRFLDHLAGPEFLLKICSETGWGRESRMLGLLSWQ
- the apaG gene encoding Co2+/Mg2+ efflux protein ApaG, translating into MYSKITNDIKVTVEPFYLEEQSSPTDQRYVWAYTIAIENTGNEKVRLLNRYWHITDAIGMTQEVRGAGVVGEKPLLSPYDVFQYTSGASLRTPSGIMKGEYEFENERKERFNVVIPVFSLDSPDQMRRPN
- the folE gene encoding GTP cyclohydrolase I FolE produces the protein MRDDKKVKPSRQEAEEAVKLLIRWAGDDPEREGLLDTPSRVVRSYEEFFNGYDINPNDILSRTFEDVEGYDEMVVLRDINFDSYCEHHMVPFTGRAHVAYIPKEKVVGISKLARLVDVYAKRLQIQEKLTAQIAASIDDILKPKGVAVVVEATHMCMTTRGARKHGTVMQTSKLLGLFRSDHRTRQEFFSLLKFPDLK
- a CDS encoding flagellin; protein product: MANSINTNIAAFFAQANISTAANASSSSVARLSSGNRIVKASDDVAALSTGTSLRTQVLALKTALTNASQGTSLLQVADGALSQVTEILQRQKAISLQAGSGSLTDADRGFLDQEFQALTKEIDRLTGSTNFNGVQLLNGSLSTSAALANTSTGATAGTANISFSDNITIGESIIVNGVELTAAATSTGTATPASTAPITFAVGNTLAETLDNLATQLNDSATNASYSAALGEAVYSANSTTLTATARAGGSLSNAFSFGNAAPAVTVGANTVSTTNGSASVTVAITNTYKVGQSVILNLPTSAGIGGIEGKELRGVITSASGSTFTFTAQTAATSTVATTNGAGTVTLDTVNGVGEAAIDGGSVGSSFNLFTGATTFTSATQIISAATSTAAIPFQDGNSITATVNGTAKTLYTLAASATITDLVNGINANTGSTGFSATLTYDQTNNYNVRIDYAGAAGNILLNVGANFHTAPTAVTLTGDRFGTTANNITEAAGGTSTIISSGYIDLTGAAGSTGITVADQTTDVTAAAPASAAAPFRRGDQITATVNGQTIVLHTFVAGDSLNAIVNDINAHSSSTGFYAGITGTGGGYNIRLFTTTPTPASDQVYVSAGAGISTIASSTLTTLTTTNGGLTQVSTGSLAGGLDDGLSQGSVSVSGTVGDSIITDLSQTKANVQLILTANAVAGTSTLTVGGHTFAFTSNTTNASPDEILVGATIEDTLNNAITTITNYLKNGYALGTTAYELNQIDISVTNGNTLNFTGKGLSNVETLASTSAVPAYSTISQSITGSSITNSGALNNAASTYGVDTTGITNPDFNGTLQGFTANYKNTASTVDLSIKVGDFTYTAVDANVSVSSNTRIRLYSDTVGGENGGYIDIQLKAGQVNAFSDQAGADAVAQRLNSAFSSLSFAQSRNLSSYTGSASITSNNVVIGSLFGSKVTAQLANFDGAKLSDISVDAPSGSNTDTKISLTIDGVVFSTEAGIGSTLAANQTYRLTSAEDPKQFVEFTTGNSTIVIDSNDKAIAVENALKNAFGATEGSAALSFQVGSSSTDTLEVSIGSAQTSTLFGGLTLNVLSQANAVIAGDQLDKALATVTSLRAAVGALQSRFNFASANIQIAVQNQDAARGELLDTDVATESTAFATSQVKLQAGISVLAQANQQLQNLLKLIQ